The Anaerolineae bacterium genomic sequence CGGCCGGCGGCCGGCCGTACGTCTCCTCGAAGCTGCGCACCATGGGCGTTTCGAACCCGAAAGGGCTGGCAGTCCCCCCGCCGGTCAGGAATTCCAGCTCAATGCCCGCGCCGGCATACCGGCGCACGGCGGCGGCGAGCTGGCCGGCGCGGTGGGCTCGCGCTTCATCAAAGCCGAAGCTCATCCGCACGTAGCCCGAGACCGCCAGGGAATCCTCCCCCTCTGCAGTGCGCGCCCACATCTCCGGGTGTTCGTTGGCGAAGGAGGTCAGGGTCAGGATGGGCAGTTTCTCTCCCACCGGGGAGTGCCAGTTGGGGAAGCAGGAGCCATCAATGTCCGGTGCAGTGTAAAGGATGACCTGCAGTCCCCGCTGGCGCGCCTCGTCCACGAGGAAAGCGATGGGGTCCCATCCTATCTCCGTATAAAAGCGCAGAGGGGCCAGCACAGCGGCTGGGTTCCACGGTCGCCGGCCGTCCTCGAAGCGCAGGAACGCCGGCTCTCCCGAATGGAAAAAGCTGAAGTAGGGCAGGAGGGTGCGGATGCCGGCCGCGGCGCACTGGTCCAGGAACTCGCGGATGGCCGGTGCCTGGGCCGGCCGAGGGTAATAGTACACCCCGCCGATGCCGCACCACAGCCTCAACCCCTTTCCTGCCGCCTGGGCGCTCATAGGGATCTCATTCGTACTTGATGCGCGGGTCAACGATGGCATAGGCGATGTCGGTCAGCAGGTTGGCGCCCAGCACCAGGATGGCGGTGAACATGTTCAGCCCCATCAGGGTGGTGTAGTCTTGGTTCAGCACCGCCCAGATGTTGAGGGAGCCCATGCCCTGCCAGTGGAAGATTTGCTCGACGATGACGGAGCCTTCGAAGAGGGCCGGCAGACGCAGGCCGATGACCGTGACCAGCGGGATGAGCGCGTTGGGCAGGGCATGCCGCAGGATGACCACCCATTCCCGCAGTCCCTTGGCGCGCGCGGCGTTCACATAGTCCTGCCGCAGTACGTCCAGCATCGAAGAACGGGCGTATCGCACTAAGGGCGCGGTGATGCTCACCGACAGCACGATGACCGGCATGATCATATGCTTCAGGCGGTCCCCCACCGAGAAGGGTTGTCCCAGCGTCTGCATGCCGGAGGTGGGGAGCCACTGGAGTTTCAGCGCCAGGATAAAGATGAGGCCAAGGGCCAGGAAGAATCCCGGCACACTGACCGCGGCGAAGGAGAACAGGGTGGTGAGGTAGTCGATCCACGAGTATTGCTTCACCGCCGAGATGATGCCTATGGTGATGCCCACGATGATGCTGAGGAGCAGTGCCGACATGGTGAGCTGTACCGTGGGCCAGATGCGCTCGCCAATAAGTTTGGCGACGGGCTTCCGGGTGATGAGGGAGTAGCCCAGGTCACCGCGCAGGACCCGTCCCAGCCACATGACGTACTGCACGGGGAGGGGTTGATCCAGCCCCAAGCGGGCGCGCTCCCGTTCGATGAGTTCGGCGCTGAAGCCTCCCTGGGTGGGATCGATCATGCCCATTACCGGGTCGCCTGGGGCGAAGTGAATGAGCAGAAAGACGATAACGGTGATGCCGAACAAGACTGGGATAGAGATGATGAGCCGGCGAATGATGTATTTGGTCATGTGCCCAACCTGACAGACTGGGATACGGCGGCATAACAGGCGGGAACTCCATGCCTGTTATGCCGCCGCGGTCGAAGCCTTACTTCTCAAAATACCATTCGGTGATGTTCCAGGTCAAGTAGCCCGGGTCGGCGCTGGGCTTGAGCCCCTTGAGGCCCTTGTTGATGCCGAAGAAGACGTTGGGCGTGTAGAAGAAGAGGCTGGGAAGCTCTTCGTTCAGGATGGCGCTGGCCTCCCAGTAGATCTTCTGCCGCTCCTTGATATCGCTGGTGGCGACGCCCTGGGCCATCAGCTCGTCGAAGCGCGGGTTGCAGAAGCCGATGACCAGCTCCGCCCAGCCGGCCTTGCAGGTGTAGTACAGCGAGGAAACGCTGGGATCGGCGCCGAAGCGGCCGCCGGCGTTGCGGATGAGGTCACCCTCGCCGTTGATGGCGGCGCTCAAGAAGGCCGCGCTGGTGACCAGCTTGATGTCCAACCGGATGCCGACCTTGCTGAGCTGTTGCTGGAGCACCTCGCCCAGCTTGCGGGCTTCCTCGGAAGTGTTGGACAGGTAGACCAGTGTGATGGGTTTGCCTTCCCAGAGGGCGGTGCCCTTGTCGTCGAAGGTCACGCCCACCGCGGTCATCAGCTCCTTGGCCTTGTCCAGGTCCTGGTCGTACTTGTTGAGGTTAGGATTGACCGCCCAGTCAGGGCCGAAGATGGAGCTGTAGATGGGGGTGGCTTCGCCGCCGGCGACCACCTGGATGACGGCGTTGGTGTCAATGGCATAGGCTAGGGCCTGGCGGAAGCGCTTATCTTGCAGATAGGGCTTGGGCGTCTTGGTGATGCTGTAGCCCTTGCCGCCCTGCTCCTTGGGCTTATTGAGCTGGGCGATCTGCTCCTCGTTGCGGAAGTCAAAGTGCGTGACGTAGTAGCCGATGCCCTTCACCTTAGCGACTTCGACGTGCGGCAGTCCCTCGAAGCGCTCCAGCTCTTCGGGCGGGATGAGGGCGACGTCGATTTCGCCGGCTTCCAACTGGGCCAGCATGGTGGCGGTGGACTCAAAGAGCTTGATGTAGACCTCGTCGAGGGTGGCCGGCGTTCCCCAGTAATCCGCTTTCTTCTTCAGGTGGATGTACTGCTCGGGCACGAATTCCACGAAGTCATACGGGCCAGAAGTGACCGTCGGAGCATCCACATACGGGTGCTGTTCCAGCTCCTCCGGCTTCACGTCCCCCAGGATGTGCTTGGGAAGGATGCCCAGGTAGGTGTTGAACAGGAAGGCCGCGTTGGGCTGTTTCAGCTCGAAGCGCACCGTGTGGGCATCCACCGCCTGGATACCCTCGATCTTGTCGGCCTCGCCCTTCTGGTATTCGGTGGCGCCCTTCACGCTGGAGAAGTTGTTGGCCCAGACTGCCTGGCCGACGACGGGATGGATGGCCAGGTGATAGGTGAAGACGACGTCATCGGCGGTGAGAGGGGTGCCGTCGCTCCACTTGGCGTTCTCCGGCAGGTGGAAGATGTATTCGGTGGCATCTGCGTTGACATCGATGGAGGTGGCCAGGTGGGGGATGGGCTGGACCTTGTCGTCGAACCAGGTGAGGGCCGGCAGGATCAGCGGGAAGGCCAGGAACTGCGGGTTGGATGTCATCCAGATGGGGTTGAAGTGTTTGCCGGTCATGCCGCCCGTGCCGATGAAGACCGGACCGCCCTGCTTGATCGGCGGGGGCACAGGGGTGGGGGTGACCACTTCTTTGACCACAACCGTTTCCTTGACGGGCACGGTTTCTTTGACCACCACGGTCTCCTTGACCACCTTTTCGACGACTTGTGGGGTGGCAGGAGCGCAGGCGGCCAGCATCATGACGATGACCAGGATGGCCAGCACAGCATACGACAGCCGACGCATGGTACTCCCTCCTTCTAGAAATTAGGATTAGAGTGTGTCACAGGTTTTTGGGTCAAACGCGCAGTCGTTCTTCCTTCTCGTCCGTCCTCCTTTCTATGGTGTGCATGCGCTGGGGTCAGCAAGAAGCTGATTATTCGGCCGGCTCCCTGGCTTCCATGGCCCGGCGGGCGCGCCGCTCCAGGTCGGCCAGGTGGTCCAGCATGGCCTGTCGGGCGCGTTCCAAGTCGCGCGCCTCGATGGCATCCACGATGCGGCGGTGGCCGGCGGCATACCTCTGCGGCGCCGGCACCTCTCCCTTCTCCGTTCCCCACTCATAGGGGATGCGGAAAACGGTGATGGGTTCGAGAAGGTCCATCAAGATGCGCTTGCCGGTGGATTCCAGCATGATCCGATGGAAGCGAATGTGGGCCTCGACAGCTTTCTCGGGGTCAAAGGCGTTCTGCTCGTAATCGTCCATGGCCTGGCGCATGGCCGCAATGTGTTCCGGGGTGGCGTGGTGAATGGCCTCCTCCACGACGACCAGCTCGAGGGCGCGGCGCACAAGGTACAGTTCCCAGGGGGTGTAGTCGCCGCGGCGCACGGAGAGGGCGATGGCTTCTGCCAGGCGGTCGCGGCCGCTCTGGGTGACGAAGGTGCCGACGCCGTGGCGGATTTCCACCAGGCCTTTGGTGGCCAGGACGCGAATGGCGTCGCGCACGACGGTGCGGCTGACCTGGAACTGCTCGGCCATTTCGTTTTCAGTGGGGAGGGCTTCGCCGGCGCAGAAGTCCCCGCGCACGATCATTTCCTGTAGGCGGTCGGCGATGATCTCATGGAGGCGCTGTTTCCTAACCGGGGCCATCCGCATCTCTTGCATCCGCCGCACCTCTCTGACATATGATGTCATGTCATATACTCATCAGGTCATCATACAACTATTACTATTATAGCACCATTCATCCGAAAAGTCAAGGGCGGTTTTGCGCCGATGAATTGGCAAGCGCGCCTGAACATGGTATAATGCCGGGGCTGAAAATTTCCCCGCCGGCGCGGGGCCAAGAGGTTGAGATTCCTATCATGCGCATCCTGCTGTACACGGGCAAAGGAGGCGTGGGCAAAACCAGTGTCTCGGCCAGCACCGCACTGCGCTGTGCCGACCTGGGCTACCGCACCATCGTGGTGAGCACGGACCCCGCCCACAGCCTGGCCGATTCCTTCGATATGCCGCTGGGGGCCGAACCCACGCCCATCACCGATAACCTGTGGGGGCAGGAGATTGACCTGCTCTATCAGATGGAAAAGTACTGGGGCACTGTGCAGGAGTATCTGTCCGCCCTGCTGGCCTGGCGCGGGCTGGACCAGCTCCTGGCGGAGGAGACCGCCGTCCTGCCCGGCATGGAGGAGCTGGCCAGCCTTCTGCAGATCGTGTATCTGCACGACACGGGCGACTACGATGTCATCATCATTGACAGTGCCCCCACCGGGGCGACGCTTCAACTGCTGGCCTTCCCGGAGATGGCGCGCTGGTACCTGGACCGCATCTTTCCCATTCAGACCAAGGCCATCCAGCTTTCACGCCCGATTTTGCGTGCCGTGACCGATATGCCCATCCCGGAGGACCACCTCTTCCGCACCATCGAGCAGTTGATCCGCGAGCTGGAGCGCATGCATCAACTGCTGACGGACCCGGAGCTGTCCTCGGCGCGCATTGTGCTCAATCCGGAGAAAATGGTCATCAAAGAGGCCCAGCGCGCGCTGACCTATCTCAACCTGTACGGCTATTCGGTGGACCTGGTCGTCGTCAACCGCGTACTGCCGGCCGATGCCGCCGGCCCCTACTTCGACACCTGGCGCCAGACCCAGGCACGCTACTTGCAAATGATCGAGGAAATGTTCTCGCCCCTGCCGATGCGCCTGGTGCCCATGTTCGAGGACGAGGTGGTGGGGCTGGAGATGCTCAGGCGCATGGCGGAGCGCATTTACGGCGATGAGGACCCGACCAGGCTGTATTTCCGGGGGCTCACCCAGACGGTGGAGAAAGAGGGGAACCGCTATTACCTGCGTCTGCCCCTGGCGCTGGCGCCGAAAGAGGCCATCCAGCTCACGCACGCCGGCGAAGAGCTGGTCATCCACATCGGCAACTTCAAACGCACCCTGCTGTTGCCGAGGGTGCTGGCCGGCCGGCAGGTGCTGGGCGCCCAGTACGCCGATAACGTCCTGACCGTCACCTTCGGCGAAAATTCCCAGCACGCCTCGCAGGAGGGGTGAACCGTATGCCGCCGGCCTGGGAAGAGCACCTGCACGATTACAACGAGGGCCTTGGCCTGGTCTATGAGCGCTTCGTACTGAACGACTTCCTCCGGGCTCTACTGCGGCGGTATCCCATCCAGACGGTGCTGGAGGCGCCGATATACGGCATGGCCGGCATCACCGGCATTAATTCCGTGGTGCTGGCGCAAGCCGGCTGTGCGGTCACCCTGGCGGATGATGTTCCCCAGCGGCTGGCCGGCGTCCAGCGCATCTGGGGCGAGCTGGGGCTTCCCGTCTGGCTGGTGGCTGTGGAGGATTGGGCGCGCCTCCCCTTTGCCGATGAATCCTTTGACCTCTGCTGGGAGTGGGCCGGCCTGTGGTATTTATCCGACCCTGCCGGCCTCCTGCGAGAACTGGCGCGGCTGAGCCGGCGGGTGGTCTTCGTCGCCATGCCCAATACCCTGCAGGTGGGGTACTGGCTGCGCAAGCACGTGCTGGAGCCGGAGTTTGTGCGCTACGTGGATGAGCGCTGGGCGGATATGGGCCGCATCCGCCAGGTGTTGGAAGGGGCCGGCCTGCGCATCGCGGCGCAGGGGGTGCTGGATGTGCCGCCTTGGCC encodes the following:
- a CDS encoding ArsA family ATPase; translated protein: MRILLYTGKGGVGKTSVSASTALRCADLGYRTIVVSTDPAHSLADSFDMPLGAEPTPITDNLWGQEIDLLYQMEKYWGTVQEYLSALLAWRGLDQLLAEETAVLPGMEELASLLQIVYLHDTGDYDVIIIDSAPTGATLQLLAFPEMARWYLDRIFPIQTKAIQLSRPILRAVTDMPIPEDHLFRTIEQLIRELERMHQLLTDPELSSARIVLNPEKMVIKEAQRALTYLNLYGYSVDLVVVNRVLPADAAGPYFDTWRQTQARYLQMIEEMFSPLPMRLVPMFEDEVVGLEMLRRMAERIYGDEDPTRLYFRGLTQTVEKEGNRYYLRLPLALAPKEAIQLTHAGEELVIHIGNFKRTLLLPRVLAGRQVLGAQYADNVLTVTFGENSQHASQEG
- a CDS encoding FadR family transcriptional regulator, yielding MAPVRKQRLHEIIADRLQEMIVRGDFCAGEALPTENEMAEQFQVSRTVVRDAIRVLATKGLVEIRHGVGTFVTQSGRDRLAEAIALSVRRGDYTPWELYLVRRALELVVVEEAIHHATPEHIAAMRQAMDDYEQNAFDPEKAVEAHIRFHRIMLESTGKRILMDLLEPITVFRIPYEWGTEKGEVPAPQRYAAGHRRIVDAIEARDLERARQAMLDHLADLERRARRAMEAREPAE
- a CDS encoding methyltransferase domain-containing protein, translated to MPPAWEEHLHDYNEGLGLVYERFVLNDFLRALLRRYPIQTVLEAPIYGMAGITGINSVVLAQAGCAVTLADDVPQRLAGVQRIWGELGLPVWLVAVEDWARLPFADESFDLCWEWAGLWYLSDPAGLLRELARLSRRVVFVAMPNTLQVGYWLRKHVLEPEFVRYVDERWADMGRIRQVLEGAGLRIAAQGVLDVPPWPDTVMPAAEVLRRLGIRSQRLESRFTGDAWSWNIMEYYLGRRPDLRARVMKYAFLDRASLPWPLKAVWAHHRYLIAVKAR
- a CDS encoding ABC transporter permease, with protein sequence MTKYIIRRLIISIPVLFGITVIVFLLIHFAPGDPVMGMIDPTQGGFSAELIERERARLGLDQPLPVQYVMWLGRVLRGDLGYSLITRKPVAKLIGERIWPTVQLTMSALLLSIIVGITIGIISAVKQYSWIDYLTTLFSFAAVSVPGFFLALGLIFILALKLQWLPTSGMQTLGQPFSVGDRLKHMIMPVIVLSVSITAPLVRYARSSMLDVLRQDYVNAARAKGLREWVVILRHALPNALIPLVTVIGLRLPALFEGSVIVEQIFHWQGMGSLNIWAVLNQDYTTLMGLNMFTAILVLGANLLTDIAYAIVDPRIKYE